A section of the Sedimentisphaera cyanobacteriorum genome encodes:
- a CDS encoding pilus assembly FimT family protein has protein sequence MPAVRVKAFTLIELILVMVIICTMLAIAAPSLRGFFSSRQLGELADMFLVSARYARLQAVSESRPYSFVVDESEKSYWVAQKPGREDEHIRESMCVPQDIPSEVEITFAGFEQEGNAHYLTFDSLGECKDSSVLLEDSRGSRFLVQFRGSGRKFTRIELENSRRK, from the coding sequence ATGCCGGCGGTGAGAGTAAAAGCCTTCACGCTTATTGAGCTTATCCTTGTGATGGTGATCATCTGTACGATGCTTGCCATTGCTGCGCCTTCGCTCAGAGGCTTTTTCTCCTCGAGGCAGCTCGGCGAGTTAGCCGATATGTTTCTGGTATCCGCAAGATACGCCCGTCTTCAGGCTGTATCCGAAAGCCGGCCGTACAGTTTTGTGGTTGATGAATCTGAAAAGAGCTACTGGGTAGCACAGAAGCCCGGCCGGGAGGATGAGCATATAAGGGAGAGTATGTGCGTGCCGCAAGATATACCCAGCGAGGTTGAGATCACTTTCGCCGGCTTCGAGCAGGAAGGGAATGCCCATTATCTCACGTTTGATTCGCTTGGAGAATGCAAAGACTCCAGCGTCCTGCTTGAAGATTCAAGAGGCAGCCGCTTCCTTGTGCAGTTCAGAGGCTCGGGCAGGAAATTTACACGCATAGAGCTTGAGAATTCGCGGAGGAAATGA
- a CDS encoding response regulator has translation MGKKVNILLAEDNPADKMLFEIGIKKSNMDAQIFWVTDGVQVMDFLHNAGDFADSPKPDIVILDLNMPRKDGREVVKEIKKNKLTEKIITIVFTTSDAETDRHVCIKAGADRFIIKPLEFDGITKIVKEIESIWLSSQSSSGTV, from the coding sequence ATGGGAAAAAAGGTTAATATACTTCTTGCCGAAGATAATCCTGCCGATAAGATGCTTTTTGAGATTGGTATCAAGAAAAGCAATATGGACGCTCAGATTTTCTGGGTTACAGACGGGGTTCAAGTTATGGATTTTCTCCATAATGCCGGCGATTTTGCGGACTCTCCAAAACCTGATATTGTGATATTAGATTTAAATATGCCCAGAAAAGACGGCAGGGAAGTCGTAAAAGAGATAAAGAAAAATAAACTTACTGAGAAGATAATTACAATTGTTTTTACTACATCAGATGCCGAGACAGACAGACATGTCTGCATTAAGGCCGGTGCAGACAGGTTTATAATAAAGCCCCTGGAGTTTGACGGGATTACTAAGATTGTAAAAGAGATTGAGTCTATCTGGCTCAGCAGTCAGTCCAGCAGCGGGACAGTGTGA
- the gspD gene encoding type II secretion system secretin GspD: MKTKKKICIIAALLITVCLSAAQAGEDDSAGFSEDVQITLNFQDVPVADVLDYLSEEAGFVVVSDVVLTERVTVVSKKPLDADEVVSLINSVLADMDYAAVRVGRTLKILDISRAKYSSIPVSSGSELGDVPETDEVITHIIPIKYADAVKVKDDIASLISEQADFTSNEASNSIIITDTASNIRRIVKIIQALDTRMASIASVKVFNLVYAEADNTADLINEVFEQDTQEEGRRGRNPFERMMRSRMGDRDDNGSSGAGVISQNIKVRAAADEDTNTVVVSGPSDTLEIVAEVIEKIDKNPAEERSFFVYKLKNAKAANLKDVLNNLFEKMEDFNEDDRESSGRRGNIRRGGSGSSETDLSEEVYMEAEEDTNSLIIMTSQENYDKIKPIIDELDEPVPQVLIKVLIAEVARNDDFELGTEFSVLSGKGFVDTDGDGTADSLQADSELYGTEFLPSDLGDGGAVKILEGDLEFAFKALSSIGEMNVLSRPYILTSNNQTATINVGKEVPFITDTRTTETGQTINTIQYEDIGIILEVTPVINDEGLVTMDIAPEISNTTTETVPISETVDATVFSKRSSESRVAIQDGQTIVIGGLMQDDDKEVNKKVPLLGDIPILGELFKSREIQKQKTELLIFLTPHVADRNENLMKISENEKTNSESISEIDNNPALKKHIKNMQSKPEK, from the coding sequence ATGAAAACGAAGAAGAAAATATGTATTATTGCAGCGCTGCTGATAACCGTTTGCTTAAGCGCGGCTCAGGCGGGTGAAGATGATTCGGCAGGATTCTCTGAGGATGTTCAAATTACCTTGAATTTTCAGGATGTCCCCGTAGCTGATGTTTTGGATTATCTCTCGGAGGAGGCCGGGTTTGTTGTGGTTTCAGATGTTGTGCTGACTGAACGGGTTACTGTTGTTAGCAAAAAACCTCTGGATGCTGACGAGGTGGTTTCGCTGATAAACAGCGTGCTGGCGGATATGGATTACGCTGCCGTGAGAGTGGGCAGAACGCTGAAGATTCTCGATATCAGCAGAGCCAAGTACAGCAGCATACCTGTAAGCTCAGGCAGCGAGCTTGGAGATGTCCCGGAAACTGATGAGGTGATTACGCACATAATCCCGATAAAGTATGCAGATGCGGTGAAGGTGAAAGATGATATCGCCTCGCTCATATCCGAGCAGGCCGATTTTACTTCAAATGAAGCGAGCAACAGCATAATTATTACCGACACTGCCTCAAATATCCGCAGGATTGTAAAGATTATTCAGGCCCTTGATACGAGAATGGCATCTATTGCTTCAGTTAAGGTGTTTAATCTCGTTTATGCAGAGGCCGACAACACTGCCGATCTGATAAATGAAGTTTTCGAGCAGGACACACAGGAGGAAGGCAGAAGAGGGCGAAATCCCTTTGAACGTATGATGAGGTCAAGAATGGGCGATCGTGATGATAACGGCTCCAGCGGGGCGGGAGTTATCTCGCAGAATATCAAGGTGCGGGCTGCCGCAGACGAAGATACAAACACTGTAGTGGTTAGCGGCCCTTCAGATACGCTGGAAATTGTGGCAGAGGTGATTGAAAAGATAGATAAAAATCCCGCTGAAGAGCGTTCTTTCTTTGTTTACAAACTCAAAAATGCCAAGGCCGCAAATCTAAAAGATGTCCTGAATAATCTTTTCGAGAAGATGGAAGATTTCAATGAAGACGACAGAGAGTCTTCAGGCAGGCGAGGCAATATCCGGCGAGGGGGCTCCGGCTCATCAGAAACCGATTTGTCTGAAGAGGTGTATATGGAGGCAGAGGAGGATACCAACTCGCTGATTATTATGACATCTCAGGAAAATTATGATAAGATTAAGCCTATTATCGATGAGCTTGATGAGCCTGTGCCTCAGGTTCTTATAAAGGTGCTTATTGCCGAGGTTGCAAGGAATGATGATTTCGAGCTCGGCACCGAATTTTCTGTTCTCAGCGGCAAAGGATTTGTGGATACCGACGGGGACGGGACTGCCGATTCGCTTCAGGCAGACAGCGAACTTTACGGTACTGAATTTCTTCCCTCAGACCTCGGCGACGGCGGAGCAGTGAAGATTCTCGAAGGCGATCTGGAGTTTGCGTTTAAGGCTCTAAGCAGTATAGGAGAAATGAACGTTCTCTCAAGGCCGTATATCCTCACCAGCAACAATCAGACAGCAACGATAAACGTAGGCAAGGAAGTGCCCTTCATTACCGATACAAGAACCACCGAAACAGGCCAGACAATCAATACGATTCAGTATGAGGATATTGGAATTATTCTCGAAGTTACGCCTGTGATAAACGATGAAGGACTTGTTACTATGGATATCGCACCTGAAATTTCAAATACAACCACTGAAACAGTCCCCATTTCTGAAACCGTGGATGCTACTGTGTTCAGCAAGCGTTCTTCAGAAAGCAGGGTGGCGATACAGGACGGACAGACAATCGTTATCGGCGGGCTTATGCAGGATGACGACAAGGAAGTGAACAAAAAAGTTCCGCTGCTTGGCGATATCCCGATTCTCGGTGAGCTTTTCAAGAGCAGGGAAATACAAAAGCAGAAAACTGAACTGCTTATATTTCTCACGCCGCACGTTGCCGACAGAAATGAAAATCTTATGAAGATCTCCGAGAATGAAAAGACAAACAGCGAAAGCATATCCGAGATTGATAATAATCCTGCCCTCAAAAAACATATAAAAAATATGCAGTCTAAGCCGGAAAAGTGA
- a CDS encoding type II secretion system protein GspJ produces the protein MICAGSNTKTAFTLIELVMAMALINIIALSLYSSLRIAFDAKDSAEAALEPYRTIVPVFESIRRDITCVSSPEGILFGEFLGESNEEGDYPSDQLSFYSAGFSGSADSQTCNVAEITYALAYGEDEVPMPAQVNIEGKKENLLVRYVRYNPLSEDGQQLNEDILFAGVRSLEIEYYYQSQWLEEWSSSNRDNAVPEAVRFSIGLYDTEDDKQMHSQDQENQDESVYSKTFLLRCSEPAEGQSDVSKR, from the coding sequence ATGATTTGCGCAGGTTCAAACACAAAAACTGCTTTTACGCTTATAGAGCTTGTAATGGCGATGGCTCTTATAAATATCATTGCGCTGAGTCTTTATTCGTCTTTGCGTATTGCTTTCGATGCAAAAGATTCAGCAGAAGCAGCTCTTGAGCCGTACAGAACAATTGTTCCTGTGTTTGAATCCATAAGACGTGATATTACATGTGTTTCCTCGCCGGAGGGCATACTTTTCGGAGAGTTTTTGGGCGAATCAAACGAAGAAGGCGATTATCCCTCTGATCAGCTTTCCTTCTATTCAGCGGGCTTCAGCGGCTCAGCAGACAGCCAAACCTGCAATGTTGCAGAGATAACCTATGCCCTTGCATACGGCGAGGATGAAGTTCCAATGCCTGCTCAGGTTAATATTGAAGGCAAGAAGGAGAATCTGCTTGTTAGGTACGTGCGGTACAACCCGCTTTCAGAAGACGGCCAGCAGCTCAATGAGGATATACTGTTTGCAGGTGTCAGATCGCTTGAGATTGAATATTACTATCAGAGCCAGTGGCTTGAGGAATGGAGCTCTTCTAACAGGGATAATGCCGTTCCCGAGGCGGTTCGTTTCAGCATAGGTTTATACGATACCGAAGATGACAAGCAAATGCATTCCCAAGACCAAGAGAATCAGGATGAAAGCGTTTACAGTAAAACATTTCTACTTCGCTGCAGTGAACCGGCAGAAGGGCAGAGCGATGTCAGTAAACGTTAG
- a CDS encoding type II secretion system protein, with amino-acid sequence MMQACRKAFTLIEVLAAVVLVGIILPVAVSGISMAVRVGSNSAKIQRAAILAEDKLAEIRLEKLWTKSEQTGDFEEEGFDDYKWIMTAQDWTDPSLLEVDITVYWSGDIERDSIRLTTLVQQETD; translated from the coding sequence ATGATGCAGGCCTGCCGGAAAGCCTTTACTCTGATTGAAGTTCTTGCAGCAGTGGTGCTTGTTGGGATCATACTTCCCGTTGCTGTATCGGGGATTTCAATGGCAGTTCGGGTGGGTTCAAATTCCGCAAAAATTCAGCGAGCGGCAATCCTTGCAGAGGATAAGCTCGCAGAGATAAGGCTGGAAAAGCTTTGGACAAAAAGCGAGCAGACCGGGGATTTTGAAGAAGAAGGATTTGATGATTATAAGTGGATTATGACTGCTCAGGACTGGACAGACCCTTCACTTCTCGAGGTGGATATCACAGTTTACTGGAGCGGCGATATTGAGCGAGACAGCATCAGGCTTACTACGCTCGTGCAGCAGGAAACGGACTAA
- a CDS encoding PilN domain-containing protein: MKNKKKILGIVFTSKAVTVCEVHKKRTHFEQTAFASFELQNKLSEEAGRFREFLKNEGFSASQAVLSLSARHIMAGRFEIPENLQQPQLAGAARLKIESSLDIPFDQIEADYIAANGSLNVFVITKAAIRERLQFLRSAGITPAAAGCLCSVLEPQAQGLAVLPVAGGFELAYKAGSDLSMVDFISSENAGDNPESAVNRYVQTQKLKGSLPEDAAVNMPEDFSKTMDRDAARLTAEQYLSSSLKIDFLAGRLQPQNGRISRSIILKAGLAAAAAVILAGVFSYDTWMRFKDMKATETKLAEISEQSQQAEKIIERVKFARGWFDKQPVRLDMLKELTEAFPAEGSVWVNSIASDSGLGQVVTGRAVSEKAVNKTIDRIKASPGMKSVKTLYIRKSGKGRDVFEFAVSFDFEEAG; this comes from the coding sequence ATGAAGAATAAAAAGAAAATACTTGGCATTGTGTTTACCTCAAAGGCCGTTACGGTTTGCGAGGTTCATAAGAAACGAACGCATTTCGAACAAACTGCTTTTGCTTCGTTTGAGCTTCAAAACAAGCTCTCTGAGGAGGCAGGCAGGTTCAGAGAATTCCTGAAGAATGAAGGGTTTTCCGCATCTCAGGCAGTTCTTTCTTTGAGTGCAAGACATATAATGGCAGGCAGGTTTGAGATTCCGGAAAATCTCCAGCAGCCTCAGCTTGCCGGAGCAGCGAGGCTCAAAATAGAGAGCTCGCTGGATATCCCCTTCGACCAGATCGAGGCAGATTATATTGCCGCAAACGGGTCTTTGAATGTGTTTGTTATCACAAAAGCTGCGATCAGAGAGCGCCTCCAATTTCTCCGCTCCGCAGGGATTACCCCCGCAGCGGCCGGCTGCTTATGTTCGGTTTTAGAGCCGCAGGCTCAGGGTCTTGCTGTTTTGCCTGTTGCCGGCGGCTTTGAGCTTGCCTATAAAGCTGGCTCTGATTTGAGCATGGTAGATTTTATCAGCAGTGAGAATGCCGGCGATAATCCCGAATCTGCTGTGAACAGGTATGTCCAGACGCAGAAGCTGAAAGGTTCTCTGCCTGAGGATGCGGCTGTAAATATGCCTGAGGATTTCTCCAAAACGATGGACAGGGATGCTGCAAGGCTTACAGCTGAACAATATTTAAGTTCATCTTTGAAGATTGATTTCCTTGCAGGAAGGCTTCAGCCTCAGAATGGGAGAATATCCCGTTCGATTATTCTTAAAGCAGGCTTAGCGGCAGCAGCTGCTGTGATTTTAGCGGGCGTTTTTTCTTACGATACTTGGATGCGTTTCAAGGATATGAAAGCTACGGAGACAAAGCTTGCAGAGATCTCTGAGCAGTCTCAGCAGGCTGAGAAGATTATCGAAAGGGTGAAGTTTGCCCGCGGCTGGTTTGATAAGCAGCCTGTAAGGCTCGATATGCTCAAAGAGCTTACAGAGGCCTTCCCCGCTGAGGGCAGCGTGTGGGTGAATTCGATTGCCTCAGACTCCGGTCTCGGGCAGGTTGTTACAGGCAGGGCGGTCAGCGAGAAGGCTGTAAACAAAACTATAGACCGCATCAAAGCCAGCCCGGGAATGAAATCTGTGAAAACTCTTTACATAAGAAAGTCCGGCAAGGGCAGGGATGTATTTGAATTTGCAGTTAGTTTTGATTTTGAGGAGGCCGGCTGA
- the gspG gene encoding type II secretion system major pseudopilin GspG produces the protein MKENKRKGFTLIELLLAVVILAVLAAVVVPKFTGRSEEARISASKTDISNIELALDTYEIDMGDYPSDSEGLEALVDEPSGEDEEKWKGPYLKRGVPEDPWGNEYSYQFPGRHNEYGYDLYSNGPDERGGTDDDIVNWDKDED, from the coding sequence ATGAAAGAAAACAAAAGAAAAGGATTCACTCTCATAGAGCTTCTGCTTGCCGTTGTTATACTTGCGGTTCTTGCAGCTGTGGTAGTCCCGAAGTTTACCGGCCGGAGCGAAGAGGCAAGGATAAGCGCTTCTAAAACAGATATATCAAATATCGAGCTGGCTCTTGATACCTATGAGATAGACATGGGCGATTATCCCTCGGATTCCGAGGGGCTTGAGGCGCTTGTGGATGAACCTTCCGGCGAAGATGAAGAGAAGTGGAAAGGCCCTTATCTCAAACGCGGCGTTCCGGAAGACCCGTGGGGCAATGAATACAGCTATCAGTTTCCGGGCAGGCACAATGAATACGGCTACGACCTCTATTCAAACGGGCCTGATGAGAGAGGCGGAACAGACGATGATATTGTCAACTGGGACAAGGACGAGGATTAG
- a CDS encoding helix-hairpin-helix domain-containing protein — protein MKAFTVKHFYFAAVNRQKGRAMSVNVRLKNNRKATVLIVTIWVTLLLAGLVIIMGRSLRVDALFAAGSLSTVKCEAAAEGAVDYCLSRISSEQESSVEYEQTPFEAMRVGDCYFWAIKPDLSDEDNLTCGLIDEAGKVNLNTASYDMLTKLPGMTSELAYSIIDWRDGDQEVSPGGAESEYYLLLDEPYSAKDDDFETVEEVLLVKGADREILFGEDTNRNGMLDENENDGTASQPPDDADGKLDPGFYNYVTVCSSQPNESAEGGELINVNDQSNNMKIFNLLKQSEGEERAYEILAGIQTQQRFDNIIDFYYTSGMTLEEFEKIGTNLTTSDDDIIKGLINVNSAPYEVLLCLPGLEESEVDDLVEYRAENPPEEGGIIWVTQVLEEDKAVEIGSFITGRSFQYSADIVAASSDGRAFTRYFVIIDTASDRGTQVIYRQALKHLGWPLDEQMLQALKNGKQLD, from the coding sequence ATGAAAGCGTTTACAGTAAAACATTTCTACTTCGCTGCAGTGAACCGGCAGAAGGGCAGAGCGATGTCAGTAAACGTTAGGCTGAAAAACAACAGAAAGGCTACTGTGCTTATAGTAACGATTTGGGTTACTCTGCTCCTTGCGGGGCTGGTGATTATTATGGGCAGATCATTGCGCGTGGATGCTTTGTTCGCTGCGGGGAGTCTTTCAACGGTTAAATGCGAGGCAGCGGCAGAAGGGGCAGTCGATTATTGTCTAAGCCGCATCAGCAGTGAGCAGGAGTCTTCTGTGGAGTATGAGCAAACGCCGTTTGAGGCTATGAGAGTGGGGGATTGTTACTTCTGGGCAATTAAGCCTGATCTCTCTGATGAAGACAATCTTACCTGCGGCCTTATCGATGAGGCGGGGAAAGTTAATCTCAATACTGCATCCTACGATATGCTCACAAAGCTTCCCGGAATGACAAGCGAGCTTGCGTATTCAATAATAGACTGGCGCGACGGCGATCAGGAGGTAAGCCCGGGCGGTGCAGAAAGCGAGTATTACCTTCTGCTGGACGAGCCTTATTCTGCCAAGGATGATGATTTCGAAACAGTTGAGGAGGTGCTTTTGGTAAAAGGCGCAGATAGGGAGATTCTTTTCGGCGAGGATACAAACAGAAACGGCATGCTCGATGAAAATGAAAACGACGGAACAGCCTCACAGCCTCCAGACGATGCAGACGGAAAGCTGGATCCGGGCTTTTATAATTATGTAACAGTTTGCAGCAGTCAGCCCAATGAGTCCGCCGAAGGCGGAGAGCTGATAAATGTTAATGATCAGTCAAACAATATGAAAATATTTAATCTGCTAAAGCAGAGCGAAGGAGAGGAGAGGGCTTATGAGATCCTTGCAGGAATTCAGACTCAGCAGAGATTTGATAATATTATAGATTTCTACTATACAAGCGGGATGACACTCGAGGAATTTGAAAAGATAGGGACAAATCTTACCACAAGCGATGACGATATTATTAAGGGGCTTATAAATGTGAATTCTGCTCCTTACGAGGTGCTTCTTTGCCTGCCCGGGCTTGAGGAGTCTGAAGTGGATGATTTGGTTGAATACAGGGCAGAGAATCCTCCGGAAGAGGGCGGCATTATATGGGTTACACAAGTGCTTGAGGAGGATAAGGCCGTGGAGATAGGCAGCTTTATAACGGGCAGATCGTTTCAGTATTCCGCTGACATTGTCGCTGCTTCATCAGACGGCAGGGCTTTTACCAGATATTTCGTTATTATCGATACGGCCTCCGATCGGGGCACGCAGGTAATTTACAGGCAGGCATTAAAACATCTGGGCTGGCCTCTGGACGAGCAGATGCTCCAAGCTCTTAAGAATGGTAAGCAGCTGGATTAA
- a CDS encoding GspE/PulE family protein encodes MSFLSQKLQEKSLISASQALAVDESISKNNSLMEAVSSNTDLDEPSLLESLAEIIGCEYLSSLESFLPSRDMLAKFPARLLLEHCIAPVEIDGRLHIAVSDPFSSRGIDQLRISTGLDCPIALCCRSDIDRFIKTHLGLGADTIQTMVDEAETSGLKILSEIEQQDIDLEDEAEGASIIRFVNQLLTEAIEKRATDVHIEPFEDELRVRYRVDGVLQGASVPPEVKQFQAAIVSRIKILSNLDIAEKRIPQDGRIKVLLSGKEVDIRVSIIPMLYGEAVVLRLLDCSSMLLGLENIGMNAQDRDIFSDVITKPHGIILVTGPTGSGKTTTLYAALSKINDLERKIITIEDPIEYQLYGVNQIQVSNKRGLTFAAGLRSILRHDPDVILVGEIRDLETARIAVQASLTGHLVFSTLHTNDSSGALTRLVDMGVEPYLVASSLEAVLAQRLLRKICPYCKQEIDANETQNLRDKYGIIIPETLYRGAGCRNCQGTGYRGRAGIFEQLVVSDDIRALLMENASVTDIKAQAKKEGMRSLREDVQRYLDAGETTVEEMLRVTKV; translated from the coding sequence ATGAGTTTTTTGTCGCAGAAATTGCAGGAAAAGAGCCTGATAAGTGCATCTCAGGCTCTTGCTGTTGATGAATCCATATCCAAAAACAACAGCCTTATGGAGGCTGTGAGCTCGAATACGGATTTGGACGAGCCGAGTCTTCTCGAATCGCTGGCCGAGATTATCGGCTGTGAATACTTGAGCTCGCTTGAAAGCTTCCTGCCTTCCCGAGATATGCTTGCCAAATTTCCTGCAAGGCTGCTTCTTGAACACTGCATTGCTCCTGTAGAGATTGACGGGAGGCTGCATATTGCCGTGAGCGACCCATTCAGCAGCAGGGGGATCGATCAGCTTCGCATCTCAACCGGGCTGGACTGCCCGATTGCCCTTTGCTGCAGGTCTGATATAGACCGCTTCATCAAAACTCATCTCGGCCTCGGGGCAGATACAATCCAGACTATGGTGGATGAGGCTGAGACCAGCGGGCTTAAGATACTCAGCGAAATCGAGCAGCAGGATATTGATCTTGAAGACGAGGCTGAAGGGGCATCGATTATCCGCTTTGTGAATCAGCTGCTCACAGAAGCCATAGAGAAAAGGGCAACAGATGTGCACATCGAGCCGTTTGAGGATGAGCTGCGTGTGAGATACCGCGTGGATGGGGTTCTTCAGGGGGCATCGGTGCCTCCTGAGGTAAAGCAGTTTCAGGCGGCGATTGTTTCCCGCATAAAAATTCTCAGCAATCTGGATATTGCTGAAAAGCGAATCCCTCAGGACGGCAGGATAAAGGTTCTGCTTTCAGGCAAAGAGGTGGATATCCGTGTTTCGATTATCCCGATGCTTTACGGGGAGGCGGTGGTTTTGAGGCTTCTGGACTGCTCATCAATGCTGCTTGGGCTTGAGAATATCGGGATGAATGCCCAAGACAGGGACATCTTTTCAGATGTAATCACAAAGCCGCACGGGATTATCCTCGTTACCGGCCCTACCGGCAGCGGAAAAACTACAACTCTCTACGCCGCTCTTTCAAAGATAAACGATCTGGAACGGAAGATTATAACAATAGAAGACCCGATCGAGTATCAGCTTTACGGCGTGAATCAGATACAGGTTTCCAATAAGCGAGGGCTTACCTTTGCAGCGGGTTTGCGTTCAATCCTGCGACACGACCCCGATGTGATTCTCGTGGGTGAAATACGAGACCTTGAGACAGCGAGAATCGCAGTTCAGGCATCTCTCACAGGCCACCTTGTATTCAGCACGCTCCATACAAACGATTCTTCCGGAGCCCTTACAAGGCTCGTGGATATGGGCGTTGAGCCGTATCTTGTGGCCTCTTCGCTGGAGGCCGTGCTTGCCCAAAGGCTTCTCAGGAAGATATGCCCATACTGCAAACAGGAAATAGATGCGAATGAAACGCAGAATTTGAGGGATAAATACGGAATCATCATCCCCGAAACGCTCTACCGCGGGGCAGGATGCAGAAACTGCCAGGGCACAGGCTACAGAGGCAGGGCGGGGATTTTCGAGCAGCTTGTTGTGAGCGATGATATACGGGCTCTTCTGATGGAAAACGCCTCTGTTACAGACATAAAGGCTCAGGCGAAAAAAGAAGGTATGAGAAGCTTGAGAGAAGACGTGCAGAGGTATCTCGATGCCGGCGAGACGACTGTAGAAGAAATGCTTCGTGTAACGAAGGTGTGA
- a CDS encoding type II secretion system F family protein — translation MPLFEYKAFDSSGAAVSGRLEAAGRKAALDSLAAKGLMPSEIQQNDKQPASPGRARVSRNDIETYTRELGSLLTSGMPLSRAVKVLENESDKPASKNLWKDVSENISNGASLADALSRWPKYFPPVYSAMVRAGEMGGFLDLVLNQIADFRSSENELRSRVQSAMIYPIILSVFCFAIIVFLMLFFIPRFSSIFMEFGGELPGLTKSIVAVSGFIMSYWYIIIFAVFGGVVFFKNYISTPQGRARYEKTLLSIPIAGAITAKFAFVRFTRMLGTLIGAGVPLVDSLKVAREAIGNHVLSRAVSDAVEDVQKGSSLSGSLRRCPELFSGANIEMISIAEESSRLDSELQRLAEVNEKQLDRKLKTAVSVCEPLMLFIMASIVGTIVVGMLLPIFNLQELIH, via the coding sequence ATGCCTTTATTTGAATACAAAGCTTTTGACAGCTCAGGTGCTGCGGTATCCGGCAGGCTCGAGGCTGCAGGACGCAAAGCTGCCTTGGACAGCCTTGCTGCAAAGGGGCTTATGCCCTCTGAAATCCAGCAGAACGACAAACAGCCTGCTTCTCCGGGCAGGGCGAGAGTTTCGAGAAATGATATCGAAACATATACAAGGGAGCTGGGCAGCCTGCTCACTTCCGGTATGCCGCTGAGCAGGGCGGTGAAGGTGCTGGAGAATGAATCGGACAAGCCTGCGAGCAAAAATCTCTGGAAGGATGTTTCCGAGAATATCTCAAACGGAGCGAGCCTTGCTGATGCTCTCAGCAGGTGGCCGAAATATTTCCCCCCTGTGTATTCAGCGATGGTTCGAGCGGGCGAGATGGGCGGATTCCTGGACCTTGTGCTAAATCAGATTGCAGATTTCCGTTCAAGCGAGAATGAGCTCAGAAGCAGGGTTCAGTCTGCAATGATTTATCCGATAATTTTGAGCGTATTCTGCTTTGCAATAATAGTGTTTCTAATGCTGTTTTTTATACCGCGTTTTTCTTCGATCTTCATGGAATTCGGGGGCGAACTGCCCGGGCTGACAAAATCGATTGTGGCGGTAAGCGGATTCATCATGAGCTACTGGTACATAATAATTTTTGCTGTTTTTGGAGGTGTTGTGTTTTTCAAAAACTATATCTCCACGCCGCAGGGAAGAGCGCGTTATGAGAAAACGCTTCTTTCAATACCGATTGCGGGAGCTATTACAGCAAAATTCGCTTTCGTGCGTTTCACAAGAATGCTCGGGACTCTGATAGGTGCGGGCGTTCCGCTTGTGGATTCTCTGAAGGTTGCAAGGGAAGCGATAGGCAACCACGTGCTCTCAAGAGCCGTCAGCGATGCGGTTGAAGATGTTCAGAAAGGCAGCTCGCTTTCGGGGAGTTTGAGAAGATGCCCGGAGCTTTTTTCCGGAGCCAATATTGAAATGATTTCTATTGCAGAAGAAAGCTCCCGCCTTGACAGCGAGCTTCAGCGTCTTGCGGAGGTGAACGAAAAACAGCTCGACAGAAAGCTGAAAACAGCAGTTTCTGTATGCGAGCCTCTGATGCTTTTTATTATGGCTTCTATCGTTGGAACAATTGTGGTGGGGATGCTTCTTCCTATATTCAATTTACAGGAACTTATACATTGA
- a CDS encoding type IV pilus inner membrane component PilO translates to MDLSLREKRILIIALLSIAVLVCDKYIISPGIEKRTEIISAGEKNAEDLAQAQNLIKRKKLFQPQWKNMQENGLTENVQQLESRLLDFIDQTSSSAGLDISFVQPDVSSVKEGFGSVDMSISGKGSIRSVTQFMYAAACSDLPVRMESFQLGAANENGTEISIQIDLSALFIEPSKEDIDE, encoded by the coding sequence ATGGATTTGTCTTTGAGAGAAAAAAGGATTTTAATTATAGCCCTTCTTTCGATAGCGGTTTTGGTTTGTGATAAGTATATCATTTCCCCCGGGATTGAAAAGAGGACTGAGATTATAAGCGCTGGCGAAAAAAACGCAGAAGACCTCGCACAGGCTCAGAATCTGATAAAGCGAAAGAAGCTTTTTCAGCCGCAGTGGAAGAATATGCAGGAAAACGGTCTCACTGAAAACGTTCAGCAGCTTGAGAGCAGGCTTCTTGATTTTATCGACCAAACCTCCAGCTCTGCCGGCCTTGATATATCGTTTGTTCAGCCGGATGTCTCTTCGGTAAAAGAAGGCTTCGGCTCTGTGGATATGTCTATCTCCGGGAAGGGAAGCATCAGATCGGTTACTCAATTTATGTACGCAGCGGCTTGTTCTGATCTGCCTGTGCGGATGGAATCTTTTCAGCTCGGGGCGGCCAACGAAAACGGAACAGAGATATCGATTCAGATCGACTTAAGCGCTCTGTTTATAGAACCGTCAAAGGAGGATATTGATGAATAA